The following is a genomic window from Eriocheir sinensis breed Jianghai 21 unplaced genomic scaffold, ASM2467909v1 Scaffold1712, whole genome shotgun sequence.
CACAACTTTTCTGCATtgtctatattttcattcaatgaACCACCCATCGGGAGAAATACAATCTCTTGTAACGCACAGGAAATTCTTGGAACAGGAAAAGGTTCAAACCCACTCTGGAGCACTTCATATTGaagattttttatatatttgcatataaatgAATAGCTATGTATTATGTGAACAGCTCGAGTATTTGCACGTGCACGATTTTTTAAGATTCCAGACTCAAAGATTCATACCTTTggtcggttctctctctctctctctctctctctctctctctctctctcatgtagccgtaactataatgaatgaaaggcatgcattaattgtagtggcgttatatactctttctaatactgataggcatcctttaaataaagttgagagtagggtaacgtgttacttacatagcctaattacctccgtaactattggtagcgtagtggtttggtggtttatggtgtgcgttttcgtagggctattgtatagcatgtacctactgataaaagtaatggtgctcttatcgccaaattatagtggtgctattaattttattgtcagggaagagctgaaagtatggtaatgggaagaattgcgaaggtataacaacaaaaaacaagcgagagagaaacaaatacaagcgagcaatcgttctaccatcaatcatggtagtcatcatttaccacctcaccctactctcacatgtcattacgtccacgcccagatgtgtatcactatactcaaaattaaagtcccagtatcacatcaagcatgccttaattgaaaaaaaaaatcattctcagtatgtatgtatcttccagagagagagagagagagagagagagagagagagagagagagagagggaggaggcgggagatggaggaagaggaacaaggtgggcggagcctctggtagttgtgttcgtatctttgcctgacactgatgactttaccctcttggtatagggacaagtgcctttattctctacttgtggcggttggcgatacccttcaaaattaaggcagtgtgtgaaatacactgtcgcaaaatctcgtaccgatacgattgttcgttacgatattattcccaaaaaacgaggccgcacagcctctgaaatccttagtagtggtggtgactgtgggtGTGGTGATAAAGGGATTGGTTGGGATAATGATGGGACTGGTAATGAGGGTGTGGATTTTAGATTAGAGActagttaacctggtagcagcggggatcatatttcttaatggtccctctaagcgagaaaaaatgagaaaaaatcatcactcacataaaccatttcataacatatatcaatgcatttgcgatcagtttatgtatcatctattttgggggggtttatatcatggcacaaatttggcccgtcgctgctaccaggttaaggtaaGGGATTGGAAGTGATTATGGTGGTGAGATTGAATGATTTGTGGCGATAAGGGGAAGGGTGTTTGAAAAAGAGGTAAGGGATTGGAAGTGATTATTATTATAAGAAAGAGGTGTGTCAGGATGTgatggaaaaaacaaaaaaaaatgaggatgtaTATGAAAATTTATGTATAACTGCAGGGAATCTAGACACACCAATACCTCAcatctcatccctccctctttttcttccccgtcGCTAGTGGTGGATGACGACGATAGTGGAGTCTTCACCGCGGGGGCCATCGTCACCGTCACCGTCAACCTCCGGCGCCGCACCATGGGGGAGGTGTACGAACAGAGCCTGCAGGAGGGTGAGCAGACCAGGGTGGAGGGtgtgcaggagaaggaagaggaacctgGTGCTGTTGTTGCTGTGAGTGTGTTTTGTTGTGTCGGGTGTGGGGCTTTGTGGAtaggtttatgtgtgtgtatatgtatgtattttgggggtggtgtgtgtgtgtgtgtgtgtcagtgttgccagattatcgtactcagccgattatatttcccgacttcctacccccaaactgtcttctgggctccaataacgaaactaatttatagttatcgataaaagagttagattctgatgtttcttggcaatagttaggcgtcagaaataGGTAAACaccatgctctgagtacgacaatctggcaatggtggtgtgtgtgtggtaaggaaggagtgggtatgtgtgtgtgttgagggtgagGATGGCCTAGTGTAAGGGAAGTGTGGTAAAGACGTGTTAGTTCATATTAAGAGCACGATAGAATaaaattagtgtatgtgtgtgttaaggttgAGGATGGGTGAATGCAAGGGAAGTGTAGGAAAGGCATGTTAGTTCATATTAAGAGCACGATAGAATAAAataagtgtatatgtgtgtgtgtgtgtgttaaggttgaGGATGGCTGAATGCAAGGGAAGTGTAGGAAAGGCGTGTTAGTTCATATTAAGAGCACGGTAGATTAAAataagtgtatatgtgtgtgtgtgtgtgttaaggttgaGGATGGCTGAATGCAAGGGAAGTGTAGGAAAGGCGTGTTAGTTCATATCAAGAGCACGATAGATTAAAataagtgtatatgtgtgtgtgtgtgtgttaaggttgaGAATGGCTGAATGTAAGGGAAGTTTGGTAAAGATATGTTAGTTCATATTAAGGGCACAGTAGAATAAAttaagtgtatatgtgtgtatgtgtgtgttaaggttgAGGATGGCTGAATGCAAGGGAAGTGTAGGAAATACATGTTAGGTCTTAGTAAGGTCACAGTACACTTAAATATAGGTCACCACTTTTTACAGACAGATAACTAAGTGCCAGACAGTGAGAGGCATACAGCTTTTAAGTTATATAAATAATCTTGCAAGTAAATAAGACATAAAATAAGAGGGTGCTGTGAAAAAAGGGTTTGATCACTAGACAAAGAATCACTAGAATCCCACCTGTTGAGTATTTTTACAGGAAATCAAAGCAGGTGTTGAGATTATGAGTGTCAAGTGTGTGAAActaaagagaaacaaagatgaTAAAGACGTAATAGAGACCAAAGGAGTTTCACAAATGTTACAAATAATCCGATCATCTTCCCAGGCCAAAAAGTCTGGATGGAAGCCCAAGACCCAGCCCAAGAAGGGAGGCAAGTCCAAGGCCAAGGCTCAGccccagaagaagaagcagcagcaacagcagcaacaaccacaaccacagccGCCcaccaagaaagaagaagagggtcaAGAGAAGAGTAAGAAACATAATCATAAAATtggtctgttcctcctccttttttccgttttctgtAGCCGTTTGGATCATGGTGAATATTGCACACTCAAAATTTGACGTGTCGTTCATTTGGCTTTGGTTTTCCATTGACTAACTTGCCTTATGCTTACAACGACTGCATTTTCTTGATAGAcgtggaatatatattttttactgcatttgccatttttcttgaAGTTGATTTTTGTGTCATGAGTATATTAAAAAATGCTGCCTAACTTCTTTATGCTGATTAGTGCTTTAACATCTCAacgtattattcaacttcttatTTTAGCTGCATAATGGATGATCCTTCTGCTGTTTTCATGCCCTTAATCAAGCTCCACTGCATCCTATCAACTCCCCTTTCACGCCTGTCTTGCATGttagcctcct
Proteins encoded in this region:
- the LOC126990529 gene encoding VID27-like protein isoform X4; the encoded protein is MGEVYEQSLQEGEQTRVEGVQEKEEEPGAVVAAKKSGWKPKTQPKKGGKSKAKAQPQKKKQQQQQQQPQPQPPTKKEEEGQEKSSGQQVERVENVVEEKGEQTDEDESASHSDESQAEEADTESHKEEKVRAEACGFVVLKLL
- the LOC126990529 gene encoding VID27-like protein isoform X3 — translated: MGEVYEQSLQEGEQTRVEGVQEKEEEPGAVVAAKKSGWKPKTQPKKGGKSKAKAQPQKKKQQQQQQQPQPQPPTKKEEEGQEKTGSGQQVERVENVVEEKGEQTDEDESASHSDESQAEEADTESHKEEKVRAEACGFVVLKLL
- the LOC126990529 gene encoding protein TonB-like isoform X1, whose amino-acid sequence is MGEVYEQSLQEGEQTRVEGVQEKEEEPGAVVAAKKSGWKPKTQPKKGGKSKAKAQPQKKKQQQQQQQPQPQPPTKKEEEGQEKSKKHNHKIAGSGQQVERVENVVEEKGEQTDEDESASHSDESQAEEADTESHKEEKVRAEACGFVVLKLL
- the LOC126990529 gene encoding ABC transporter F family member 4-like isoform X2, with the translated sequence MGEVYEQSLQEGEQTRVEGVQEKEEEPGAVVAAKKSGWKPKTQPKKGGKSKAKAQPQKKKQQQQQQQPQPQPPTKKEEEGQEKSKKHNHKIGSGQQVERVENVVEEKGEQTDEDESASHSDESQAEEADTESHKEEKVRAEACGFVVLKLL